Proteins encoded within one genomic window of Cucumis sativus cultivar 9930 chromosome 3, Cucumber_9930_V3, whole genome shotgun sequence:
- the LOC101208451 gene encoding mitochondrial succinate-fumarate transporter 1, whose product MENQEARGSNKEQSSTKKSIPPYMKAISGSLGGVMEACCLQPIDVIKTRLQLDRSGAYKGIVHCGTTVTQTEGVRALWKGLTPFATHLTLKYALRMGSNAVLQTAFKDSETGKLSNHARLISGFGAGVLEALVIVTPFEVVKIRLQQQKGLTPELLKYKGPVHCARMIIREEGLLGLWAGAAPTVMRNGTNQAAMFTAKNAFDIVLWNRHEGDGQVLQPWQSMISGFLAGTAGPLCTGPFDVVKTRLMAQSRGTGELKYKGMFHAIRTIYAEEGLFALWKGLLPRLMRIPPGQAIVWAVADQIIGLYERRYLQDAPI is encoded by the exons ATGGAGAATCAGGAAGCTCGTGGGTCGAATAAGGAACAGAGTTCGACGAAGAAATCGATTCCTCCGTACATGAAGGCGATCTCTGGTTCTCTCGGAGGGGTAATGGAGGCTTGTTGTCTACAGCCGATTGATGTTATCAAGACTAGGTTGCAGCTCGATCGGAGCGGAGCGTACAAGGGGATTGTTCACTGTGGAACCACGGTTACGCAAACGGAAGGAGTTCGAGCTCTTTGGAAGGGACTGACTCCCTTCGCTACGCATCTGACCTTGAAATATGCGCTTCGTATGGGGTCCAATGCGGTTCTTCAGACCGCGTTTAAGGATTCTGAAACTGGAAAACTCAGCAATCATGCTCGTCTGATTTCTGGATTTGGTGCCGGGGTTTTGGAGGCTCTCGTCATTGTTACTCCATTTGAG GTGGTGAAAATCAGATTGCAGCAGCAGAAAGGGCTGACTCCTGAGCTCCTCAAGTACAAGGGTCCAGTGCACTGTGCTCGAATGATTATTCGAGAAGAAGGCCTCCTAGGACTTTGGGCAGGTGCTGCCCCAACTGTTATGCGCAATGGTACGAACCAGGCTGCCATGTTTACTGCAAAGAATGCCTTTGATATTGTTCTTTGGAACAGGCACGAAGGAGATGGACAAGTCCTCCAGCCGTGGCAGTCGATGATATCAGGATTCCTAGCAGGCACAGCGGGTCCTTTGTGCACCGGACCTTTTGATGTTGTGAAAACTAGGCTAATGGCCCAGAGCCGAGGCACAGGTGAACTCAAGTACAAAGGCATGTTCCATGCTATCAGAACTATTTACGCAGAGGAGGGACTTTTTGCTTTATGGAAAGGGCTGCTGCCTCGACTCATGAGAATTCCACCAGGGCAGGCCATTGTGTGGGCTGTGGCCGATCAAATTATTGGCTTGTATGAGAGGAGATATCTTCAAGATGCTCCCATATAA
- the LOC101208937 gene encoding ERBB-3 BINDING PROTEIN 1, with protein MMSDEEREEKELDLTSPEVVTKYKSAAEIANKALQLVISECKPKAKIVDICEKGDSFIREQTGNMYKNVKKKIERGVAFPTCISVNNTICHFSPLSSDETVLEEGDMVKIDLGCHIDGFIAVVAHTHVLQEGPVTGRAADVIAAANTAAEVALRLVRPGKKNKDVTEAIQKVAASYDCKIVEGVLSHQLKQFVIDGNKVVLSVANPETRVDEAEFEENEVYSIDIVTSTGEGKPKLLDEKQTTIYKRAVDRNYHLKMKASRFIFSEITQKYPIMPFTARALEEKRARLGLVECVNHDLLQPYPVLHEKPGDFVAHIKFTVLLMPNGSDRVTSHPLQDLQPTKTIDDPEIKAWLSLGIKTKKKGGGKKKKGKKGDKTEDAEPMDTTTNGAASQE; from the exons ATGATGTCCGACGAGGAAAGGGAGGAGAAGGAGCTCGATCTTACTTCTCCTGAAGTAGTCACCAAATACAAGAGCGCCGCTGAGATTGCCAACA AGGCATTGCAGTTGGTGATATCCGAATGCAAACCAAAGGCGAAGATTGTTGACATTTGCGAGAAAGGGGATTCCTTCATTAGGGA GCAAACTGGAAATATGTACAAGAATGTtaagaagaagattgaaagAGGCGTTGCTTTTCCAACTTGCATTTCTGTTAACAACACTATATGCCATTTCTCTCCGCTTTCAAGTGACGAGACAGTGTTGGAAGAGGGCGATATGGTTAAGAT TGATTTGGGTTGTCATATTGACGGGTTTATTGCTGTAGTCGCTCACACTCATGTGCTGCAAGAAGGTCCGGTTACAGGAAGAGCTGCTGATGTAATTGCAGCTGCTAACACTGCAGCTGAAGTTGCCTTGAGGCTTGTGAGACCTGGAAAAAAG AACAAGGATGTTACAGAAGCAATTCAAAAGGTTGCTGCTTCCTATGACTGCAAAATTGTCGAAGGTGTTCTTAGCCATCAGCTGAAGCAGTTTGTGATTGATGGGAACAAGGTTGTATTGAGTGTTGCCAATCCTGAGACAAGGGTTGATGAGGCAGAATTTGAGGAGAATGAGGTGTATTCAATAGATATAGTTACAAGCACTGGAGAAGGAAAGCCTAAGTTGTTGGATGAGAAGCAGACTACTATTTATAAGAGAGCTGTAGACAGGAACTATCACTTAAAGATGAAAGCCTCTAGATTTATTTTCAGTGAAATAACTCAGAAGTACCCTATAATGCCTTTCACCGCAAG GGCTTTGGAAGAGAAACGGGCTCGGCTTGGATTGGTGGAATGTGTTAACCATGATCTTTTGCAGCCATATCCTGTTCTTCATGAGAAGCCTG GTGATTTTGTTGCTCATATCAAATTCACCGTTTTGCTGATGCCTAATGGATCCGACCGAGTCACATCTCATCCTCTGCAAGATCTGCAGCCTACAAAAACAATAGACGATCCTGAAATCAAGGCATGGTTATCATTGGGCataaagacaaagaaaaagggtggtgggaagaagaagaaag GTAAGAAAGGAGATAAGACAGAGGATGCTGAACCAATGGATACCACAACCAATGGTGCTGCATCCCAAGAATGA
- the LOC101209674 gene encoding uncharacterized protein LOC101209674, translating into MAGGNFVHRVFSYLVNEVLVNSLANSRSFQRFAVRTSKQIEDISNKAAQKKQELAEQVKDFSKNFDSFKNH; encoded by the exons ATGGCGGGTGGAAATTTCGTCCACAGAGTATTTTCTTACCTCGTGAATGAGGTTCTCGTCAACAGTCTTGCGAACAG CCGTTCCTTTCAAAGGTTTGCTGTGAGGACATCGAAACAAATTGAGGATATATCTAACAAGG CTGCACAGAAGAAGCAAGAACTTGCAGAACAAGTGAAAGATTTCTCCAAAAATTTTGAT TCTTTCAAGAACCATTAA
- the LOC101209428 gene encoding bifunctional monothiol glutaredoxin-S16, chloroplastic → MAAINLPLIHTPPSIQNFSIKSSQNTSKFFPFSQSNPSPLLSSSFKLYTTAKARASSLIAFAAKNLSESELNSVPETAGEIAGKFPSDAGVYAVYDKEGDVQFIGITRNIAGSVATHWRSVPELCVSVKFGVVDEPDRTNLTQAWKSWMEEHIKVTGKIPPGNESGNATWTRQPPKKKADLRLTPGRHVQLTVPLEELIDQLVKENKVVAFIKGSRSAPMCGFSQRVVGILEAEGVDYESVDVLDEEYNNGLRETLKTYSNWPTFPQIFVDGQLIGGCDILSSMHETGELAGLFKK, encoded by the exons ATGGCTGCAATCAACCTTCCTCTAATCCACACTCCTCCGTCTATTCAgaatttttcaatcaaatctTCCCAGAACACTTCCAAATTCTTCCCCTTCTCTCAATCTAATCCTTCTCCTCTCCTTTCCAGTTCCTTCAAGCTCTACACTACAGCCAAAGCTCGCGCTTCTTCCTTAATCGCTTTTGCTGCCAAGAATCTATCAGAATCTGAGCTCAACTCCGTGCCGGAGACCGCCGGGGAAATTGCTGGAAAATTTCCTTCTGACGCGGGTGTTTATGCCGTTTACGATAAGGAGGGCGATGTTCAGTTTATCGGCATTACAAGAAACATAGCGGGGAGCGTCGCCACTCACTGGAGATCAGTACCGGAGCTCTGCGTTTCTGTCAAG TTTGGAGTAGTAGATGAACCTGATAGAACAAACTTAACACAAGCATGGAAGTCATGGATGGAAGAACACATAAAAGTCACCGGGAAGATACCACCAGGTAATGAATCTGGCAATGCAACATGGACAAGGCAGCCACCAAAGAAGAAGGCCGATCTGAGGTTGACGCCTGGTCGACATGTCCAACTTACAGTCCCATTGGAAGAACTCATTGATCAATTAGTGAAGGAGAACAAGGTTGTTGCATTCATCAAGGGCTCCAGAAGCGCACCAATGTGTGGTTTTTCGCAAAGAGTAGTAGGGATTCTTGAAGCTGAAGGTGTAGATTACGAGAGCGTTGATGTGCTCGATGAAGAATACAACAACGGGCTAAGGGAAACTCTCAAAACATATAGTAACTGGCCTACATTTCCTCAAATCTTCGTGGATGGGCAATTAATTGGAGGTTGTGACATTCTTAGTTCTATGCATGAAACAGGTGAACTTGCTGGTTTGTTCAAGAAGtga
- the LOC101208692 gene encoding phosphoinositide phosphatase SAC8 isoform X2, producing the protein MEGESSSCERFKLYDQLELHEFQDRFVVKSVEFPDRGFSINRGDGNIEPLDCDTGFGDATKVSTIYGVVGTIRLVAGVYMLVITSRKEVGNFLGFPVFQVTSMKFLPCDEALKLSTSQEKKDEAYFLSLLKTVVTTPGLYYSYQTDITLNLQRRCKFAEGWTAKPLWKQADPRFVWNKNLLVELIELKLDEFVIPLLQGSFQAVQLKLKESLVQLTLISRRCTRRLGTRMWRRGANLEGDTANFIETEQLVEHGGLKASLLQIRGSIPLLWEQIVDLSYKPQLKILNDEKSHGEEGQLSAAFAAEMQKLPNVRYVPFDFHHTCGTAKFENLQLLYDQISEDFENQGYLLIDPEGNILQEQKGVIRSNCIDCLDRTNVTQCFLAQKSLTNQLQRIGLLTSAECITSFSEDYTKFRTLWAEQGDEISLEYAGTHALKGDLVRYGKQTFSGVIKDGMSAITRYYLNNFHDGVRQDAIDLICGRYSINKHGPSPFQLNGFESLSYLPVASALVVGGLTITSLTLQQAGRNAQQFMSSVLWAGVTAGVMAVVKANGKQFCSRPRLCGLR; encoded by the exons ATGGAAGGCGAATCCTCTTCTTGCGAGAGATTCAAGCTCTACGATCAGCTGGAATTACATGAATTTCAGGATAGGTTCGTTGTAAAGTCTGTGGAATTTCCCGACCGAGGCTTCTCAATCAACCGAGGCGATGGAAATATCGAGCCGCTTGATT GTGATACTGGTTTTGGTGATGCAACAAAAGTCTCCACAATCTATGGAGTGGTCGGGACAATAAGATTAGTTGCTG GAGTATACATGCTTGTGATAACTTCACGAAAAGAAGTAGGAAACTTCCTTGGTTTCCCTGTTTTCCAAGTAACGTCTATGAAGTTCCTCCCTTGTGATGAggctttgaagctttcaactTCTCAAGAA AAAAAGGATGAAGCTTACTTCCTGTCTTTGTTGAAAACAGTGGTAACAACTCCCGGGTTGTATTATTCATACCAAACAGATATAACGTTGAA CTTACAGAGAAGGTGTAAGTTTGCTGAAGGATGGACTGCAAAACCACTTTGGAAGCAG GCTGACCCTAGATTCGTTTGGAACAAAAACCTTCTAGTGGAACTTATTGAGCTCAAG CTTGATGAGTTCGTCATTCCACTACTGCAAGGAA GCTTCCAGGCTGTACAGCTGAAGCTAAAAGAATCACTCGTTCAACTAACGTTAATTTCAAGGCGATGTACTCGTCGGCTAG GAACGAGAATGTGGAGAAGGGGAGCAAATCTTGAAGGTGACACGGCCAATTTTATCGAAACTGAGCAACTGGTGGAGCATGGAGGTCTCAAAGCTTCACTATTGCAG ATTCGAGGTTCGATTCCTCTACTTTGGGAGCAAATTGTTGATTTGAGCTATAAACcacaacttaaaattttaaatgacgAGAAATCG cATGGTGAAGAAGGTCAGTTGAGTGCAGCGTTTGCTGCTGAAATGCAGAAACTGCCAAATGTAAg ATATGTCCCTTTTGATTTTCATCATACATGTGGTACCGCAAAGTTTGAAAACCTGCAGCTTTTATATGATCAAATCTCAGaagattttgaaaaccaaGG ATACCTCCTCATAGATCCAGAAGGAAATATACTCCAGGAACAAAAAGGAGTTATTAGATCTAACTGCATCGATTGTCTTGATAGAACAAATGTTACTCAG TGTTTCCTGGCTCAAAAATCTTTGACCAACCAACTGCAGAGGATCGGACTACTAACATCTGCTGAGTGCATTACGAGCTTCAGTGAAGATTACACAAAATTTAGAACGT TGTGGGCTGAGCAAGGTGATGAGATTAGTCTCGAATATGCTGGTACTCATGCTTTGAAAGGAGACTTAGTGAG ATATGGAAAGCAGACTTTTTCCGGAGTCATCAAAGATGGGATGAGTGCTATTACCAGATATTATCTGAATAATTTCCATGACGGGGTTCGGCAG GATGCAATAGATCTTATATGTGGTCGCTATAGTATCAACAAACATGGTCCTTCACCATTCCAGCTGAATGGATTTGAATCACTATCT TATCTCCCGGTAGCATCAGCTCTAGTGGTTGGAGGTTTGACGATTACATCGCTCACGCTTCAGCAAG CGGGAAGGAATGCCCAGCAATTTATGTCATCTGTGCTTTGGGCTGGTGTTACTGCTGGGGTGATGGCAGTGGTCAAAGCAAATGGCAAACAGTTCTGTTCTAGGCCTCGCTTATGCGGCCTCCGTTAA
- the LOC101208692 gene encoding phosphoinositide phosphatase SAC8 isoform X1, translating to MEGESSSCERFKLYDQLELHEFQDRFVVKSVEFPDRGFSINRGDGNIEPLDCDTGFGDATKVSTIYGVVGTIRLVAGVYMLVITSRKEVGNFLGFPVFQVTSMKFLPCDEALKLSTSQEKKDEAYFLSLLKTVVTTPGLYYSYQTDITLNLQRRCKFAEGWTAKPLWKQADPRFVWNKNLLVELIELKLDEFVIPLLQGSFQAVQLKLKESLVQLTLISRRCTRRLGTRMWRRGANLEGDTANFIETEQLVEHGGLKASLLQIRGSIPLLWEQIVDLSYKPQLKILNDEKSSKVVERHFFDLSQRYGEIIAVDLTDKHGEEGQLSAAFAAEMQKLPNVRYVPFDFHHTCGTAKFENLQLLYDQISEDFENQGYLLIDPEGNILQEQKGVIRSNCIDCLDRTNVTQCFLAQKSLTNQLQRIGLLTSAECITSFSEDYTKFRTLWAEQGDEISLEYAGTHALKGDLVRYGKQTFSGVIKDGMSAITRYYLNNFHDGVRQDAIDLICGRYSINKHGPSPFQLNGFESLSYLPVASALVVGGLTITSLTLQQAGRNAQQFMSSVLWAGVTAGVMAVVKANGKQFCSRPRLCGLR from the exons ATGGAAGGCGAATCCTCTTCTTGCGAGAGATTCAAGCTCTACGATCAGCTGGAATTACATGAATTTCAGGATAGGTTCGTTGTAAAGTCTGTGGAATTTCCCGACCGAGGCTTCTCAATCAACCGAGGCGATGGAAATATCGAGCCGCTTGATT GTGATACTGGTTTTGGTGATGCAACAAAAGTCTCCACAATCTATGGAGTGGTCGGGACAATAAGATTAGTTGCTG GAGTATACATGCTTGTGATAACTTCACGAAAAGAAGTAGGAAACTTCCTTGGTTTCCCTGTTTTCCAAGTAACGTCTATGAAGTTCCTCCCTTGTGATGAggctttgaagctttcaactTCTCAAGAA AAAAAGGATGAAGCTTACTTCCTGTCTTTGTTGAAAACAGTGGTAACAACTCCCGGGTTGTATTATTCATACCAAACAGATATAACGTTGAA CTTACAGAGAAGGTGTAAGTTTGCTGAAGGATGGACTGCAAAACCACTTTGGAAGCAG GCTGACCCTAGATTCGTTTGGAACAAAAACCTTCTAGTGGAACTTATTGAGCTCAAG CTTGATGAGTTCGTCATTCCACTACTGCAAGGAA GCTTCCAGGCTGTACAGCTGAAGCTAAAAGAATCACTCGTTCAACTAACGTTAATTTCAAGGCGATGTACTCGTCGGCTAG GAACGAGAATGTGGAGAAGGGGAGCAAATCTTGAAGGTGACACGGCCAATTTTATCGAAACTGAGCAACTGGTGGAGCATGGAGGTCTCAAAGCTTCACTATTGCAG ATTCGAGGTTCGATTCCTCTACTTTGGGAGCAAATTGTTGATTTGAGCTATAAACcacaacttaaaattttaaatgacgAGAAATCG TCAAAAGTTGTGGAACGCCACTTTTTTGATCTTTCACAACGATATGGAGAGATAATAGCTGTTGACTTAACTGATAAA cATGGTGAAGAAGGTCAGTTGAGTGCAGCGTTTGCTGCTGAAATGCAGAAACTGCCAAATGTAAg ATATGTCCCTTTTGATTTTCATCATACATGTGGTACCGCAAAGTTTGAAAACCTGCAGCTTTTATATGATCAAATCTCAGaagattttgaaaaccaaGG ATACCTCCTCATAGATCCAGAAGGAAATATACTCCAGGAACAAAAAGGAGTTATTAGATCTAACTGCATCGATTGTCTTGATAGAACAAATGTTACTCAG TGTTTCCTGGCTCAAAAATCTTTGACCAACCAACTGCAGAGGATCGGACTACTAACATCTGCTGAGTGCATTACGAGCTTCAGTGAAGATTACACAAAATTTAGAACGT TGTGGGCTGAGCAAGGTGATGAGATTAGTCTCGAATATGCTGGTACTCATGCTTTGAAAGGAGACTTAGTGAG ATATGGAAAGCAGACTTTTTCCGGAGTCATCAAAGATGGGATGAGTGCTATTACCAGATATTATCTGAATAATTTCCATGACGGGGTTCGGCAG GATGCAATAGATCTTATATGTGGTCGCTATAGTATCAACAAACATGGTCCTTCACCATTCCAGCTGAATGGATTTGAATCACTATCT TATCTCCCGGTAGCATCAGCTCTAGTGGTTGGAGGTTTGACGATTACATCGCTCACGCTTCAGCAAG CGGGAAGGAATGCCCAGCAATTTATGTCATCTGTGCTTTGGGCTGGTGTTACTGCTGGGGTGATGGCAGTGGTCAAAGCAAATGGCAAACAGTTCTGTTCTAGGCCTCGCTTATGCGGCCTCCGTTAA
- the LOC101208692 gene encoding phosphoinositide phosphatase SAC8 isoform X3: MLVITSRKEVGNFLGFPVFQVTSMKFLPCDEALKLSTSQEKKDEAYFLSLLKTVVTTPGLYYSYQTDITLNLQRRCKFAEGWTAKPLWKQADPRFVWNKNLLVELIELKLDEFVIPLLQGSFQAVQLKLKESLVQLTLISRRCTRRLGTRMWRRGANLEGDTANFIETEQLVEHGGLKASLLQIRGSIPLLWEQIVDLSYKPQLKILNDEKSSKVVERHFFDLSQRYGEIIAVDLTDKHGEEGQLSAAFAAEMQKLPNVRYVPFDFHHTCGTAKFENLQLLYDQISEDFENQGYLLIDPEGNILQEQKGVIRSNCIDCLDRTNVTQCFLAQKSLTNQLQRIGLLTSAECITSFSEDYTKFRTLWAEQGDEISLEYAGTHALKGDLVRYGKQTFSGVIKDGMSAITRYYLNNFHDGVRQDAIDLICGRYSINKHGPSPFQLNGFESLSYLPVASALVVGGLTITSLTLQQAGRNAQQFMSSVLWAGVTAGVMAVVKANGKQFCSRPRLCGLR; this comes from the exons ATGCTTGTGATAACTTCACGAAAAGAAGTAGGAAACTTCCTTGGTTTCCCTGTTTTCCAAGTAACGTCTATGAAGTTCCTCCCTTGTGATGAggctttgaagctttcaactTCTCAAGAA AAAAAGGATGAAGCTTACTTCCTGTCTTTGTTGAAAACAGTGGTAACAACTCCCGGGTTGTATTATTCATACCAAACAGATATAACGTTGAA CTTACAGAGAAGGTGTAAGTTTGCTGAAGGATGGACTGCAAAACCACTTTGGAAGCAG GCTGACCCTAGATTCGTTTGGAACAAAAACCTTCTAGTGGAACTTATTGAGCTCAAG CTTGATGAGTTCGTCATTCCACTACTGCAAGGAA GCTTCCAGGCTGTACAGCTGAAGCTAAAAGAATCACTCGTTCAACTAACGTTAATTTCAAGGCGATGTACTCGTCGGCTAG GAACGAGAATGTGGAGAAGGGGAGCAAATCTTGAAGGTGACACGGCCAATTTTATCGAAACTGAGCAACTGGTGGAGCATGGAGGTCTCAAAGCTTCACTATTGCAG ATTCGAGGTTCGATTCCTCTACTTTGGGAGCAAATTGTTGATTTGAGCTATAAACcacaacttaaaattttaaatgacgAGAAATCG TCAAAAGTTGTGGAACGCCACTTTTTTGATCTTTCACAACGATATGGAGAGATAATAGCTGTTGACTTAACTGATAAA cATGGTGAAGAAGGTCAGTTGAGTGCAGCGTTTGCTGCTGAAATGCAGAAACTGCCAAATGTAAg ATATGTCCCTTTTGATTTTCATCATACATGTGGTACCGCAAAGTTTGAAAACCTGCAGCTTTTATATGATCAAATCTCAGaagattttgaaaaccaaGG ATACCTCCTCATAGATCCAGAAGGAAATATACTCCAGGAACAAAAAGGAGTTATTAGATCTAACTGCATCGATTGTCTTGATAGAACAAATGTTACTCAG TGTTTCCTGGCTCAAAAATCTTTGACCAACCAACTGCAGAGGATCGGACTACTAACATCTGCTGAGTGCATTACGAGCTTCAGTGAAGATTACACAAAATTTAGAACGT TGTGGGCTGAGCAAGGTGATGAGATTAGTCTCGAATATGCTGGTACTCATGCTTTGAAAGGAGACTTAGTGAG ATATGGAAAGCAGACTTTTTCCGGAGTCATCAAAGATGGGATGAGTGCTATTACCAGATATTATCTGAATAATTTCCATGACGGGGTTCGGCAG GATGCAATAGATCTTATATGTGGTCGCTATAGTATCAACAAACATGGTCCTTCACCATTCCAGCTGAATGGATTTGAATCACTATCT TATCTCCCGGTAGCATCAGCTCTAGTGGTTGGAGGTTTGACGATTACATCGCTCACGCTTCAGCAAG CGGGAAGGAATGCCCAGCAATTTATGTCATCTGTGCTTTGGGCTGGTGTTACTGCTGGGGTGATGGCAGTGGTCAAAGCAAATGGCAAACAGTTCTGTTCTAGGCCTCGCTTATGCGGCCTCCGTTAA
- the LOC101217105 gene encoding protein RESPONSE TO ABA AND SALT 1 produces MAGDHYNADSFKAFFEAWLLRQRNYLDDLLSTAHGTPQNRDLQVSISRILSHYEDYYEKKSRIAQTDIFLVFTPPWFTTYEKTLLWIGGFRPGLIVRLVNQSIDDLSDEQVVRIRRLKDDTKVEERLLNNDLAKIQEKVAAPPLLEFFRHGGHDGVIGGEAAMESLKAAFQSVLASADLLRRDTALKVTQILTPAQTVRFLAAVAQLHLRVRALGLQEDAKRDPTCVALDKDPVR; encoded by the coding sequence atgGCAGGGGACCATTACAATGCTGACTCATTCAAAGCATTTTTTGAAGCTTGGCTCCTCCGTCAACGAAACTATCTCGACGACCTTCTCTCCACCGCACACGGCACTCCTCAAAACCGCGATCTCCAAGTTTCAATCTCTCGAATCCTCAGCCACTATGAGGATTACTACGAGAAGAAATCAAGAATTGCCCAAACAGATATCTTTCTCGTTTTCACCCCACCCTGGTTCACCACCTACGAGAAGACTCTTCTCTGGATCGGCGGATTCCGCCCGGGGCTCATTGTCCGGCTCGTTAACCAGTCCATAGACGACCTCTCGGACGAGCAGGTGGTTAGAATTAGGCGTCTTAAGGACGACACGAAGGTCGAAGAAAGGCTACTAAACAATGACTTGGcgaaaattcaagaaaaagtGGCCGCGCCGCCGCTGTTGGAATTTTTCCGCCACGGTGGCCACGACGGCGTAATAGGCGGCGAGGCGGCAATGGAGTCGTTAAAAGCGGCGTTTCAGTCGGTGCTGGCGAGTGCGGATCTTTTGAGAAGAGATACGGCGTTAAAAGTGACACAGATCCTAACTCCGGCACAGACCGTGAGATTTTTGGCCGCCGTCGCTCAGCTTCACCTTAGAGTTAGAGCGTTGGGTTTGCAAGAAGATGCCAAACGAGATCCCACTTGTGTCGCCTTGGATAAAGATCCGGTTcgataa